The Acinetobacter sp. WCHA45 DNA window CCCTGAAAAACGTATGCAATTCTATGAAAAAATGAGTCGCCAAATTGAAGCAGATGGAACGTGGATTTTACAAGATACACGGATTCGGAACTGGTTGATTCAACCTGATGTGCAGGGATTTAAAGCTCATCCAATTATGAATACCAACTGGCAATACTTAGATATTGTTTCACCAAATCAAAAATAAGTGATGTGTTTATGATGAAGCAAAATTTTAAACTTTCGATGCAACGGACTAGTCTTGTGCTGTTATTGGGGACAACATTAAGTCTAGGGGTAACGATTACAGAAGCGAAAAGCCCTGCCGATCCAAAAAAAGTGTTACGTTATGCTTTTCCCGTGGCTGAGACTGGATTTGATCCTGTTGCTGTACAAGATTTATATTCAGCACATATTTTGTATTCAGTGTTTGAAACATTATATACCTATGATTATTTAGCTTCACCCGCAAAACTCGTTCCAAATACGGCGGTGGCTTTGCCAGAAGTGAGTACCGATGGTTTGACCTATACCATTCGAATAAAAAAAGGAATTTATTTCACCCCTGATCCTGTATTTAAAGGCAAAGCGAGAGAATTAACTGCAGCAGACTATGCCTATTCTTTTAAACGTTTGCTTGATCCAAATCTACATTCACCCAACAGTTGGTTGTTTGATGGACGTATCTCAGGAATAGATAGTGCTATCCAGCAAGCAGCGAAAAATGGAAAATTTAATTACGATCAGCCGATTGCAGGGCTACAAACACCAGATCGTTATACTTTGGTGATTCGATTAAAAGAACCAAATTATAATTTTCCAATGCTACTTGCACATCAGCCAACGGGTGCAGTCGCCCGTGAAGTGATTGAACATTATCGTGATAAAGCAGGCTATGCGATGGGACATCCTGTGGGGACAGGTCCTTATGTGCTCGCACAATGGACACCAGGCTCGCGTATTATTTTGAAAGCAAATCCTGATTATCGCGGTTATACATGGAATTTTAAAGCGACCCATCCTGAAGATCAGAAAATCGTAAAGCAAATGCAAGGCAAAAAAATGCCGCAGATTGGTGTGGTTGATATTCAAGTGATTGAAGAATCACAGTCAGGATGGTTATCTTTCCAAAAAGATGGGCTAGATATATTTACTTTAGATGGTGAATTACCTGCACAAGCTTTAAAAGATGGTCAGTTAAAGCCAGAGTTGGCAAAAAAAGGGATTCAACTTTCACGTATTGCTGACCCTTCGATTGATTATTTGTATTGGAATATACAAAACCCTGTGGTCGGTGGCGTGAGTAAAGAGAAAATTGCTTTACGCCGTGCAATGGCGATGGCAACCTCTAAAGAGAAATTTATCAACATTTTAGCCAAAGGGAACGCCAAAAATTTAGAATCGCCGATTCCTTATGGTATCGCGGGGCATGATCCCAGTTATAGAAGCAGCATTCCGTATTCCGTCAAAGCAGCAAATTTATTACTAGATCGTTATAACTACAAAGTGGGCAAAGATGGTTGGCGGATGTTGCCGAATGGCAAGCCACTGGTGATTGAGTTTATGCCATCCAGTAGCAGTGCACGCAGTATGCAGATGGCAGAACTGTTAAAGAAAGAATTAGCCAATATCAAAGTCAATATGGTCTCTAAACCTGTGCCTTTTGCAGAAGGTTTAAAGGCTGAAAAACAATGTAAAACCATGTTTAAAGCTTCCGCTTGGATTGCAGACTATCCTGATGCAGACAACTTTGTGCAGTTGTTTTATGGCAATAATATTCATGCCACCAACCATACTTGTTTTAAATTGCCAGAATATGATCGTTTATATGAACAGTCATTGAAACTTGCTGATGGTCCTGAACGGAATTTGTTATATCGCAAAATGTCACGTCTTTTAGAGTTTTATGCGCCTGTACAATTCAT harbors:
- a CDS encoding ABC transporter substrate-binding protein codes for the protein MKQNFKLSMQRTSLVLLLGTTLSLGVTITEAKSPADPKKVLRYAFPVAETGFDPVAVQDLYSAHILYSVFETLYTYDYLASPAKLVPNTAVALPEVSTDGLTYTIRIKKGIYFTPDPVFKGKARELTAADYAYSFKRLLDPNLHSPNSWLFDGRISGIDSAIQQAAKNGKFNYDQPIAGLQTPDRYTLVIRLKEPNYNFPMLLAHQPTGAVAREVIEHYRDKAGYAMGHPVGTGPYVLAQWTPGSRIILKANPDYRGYTWNFKATHPEDQKIVKQMQGKKMPQIGVVDIQVIEESQSGWLSFQKDGLDIFTLDGELPAQALKDGQLKPELAKKGIQLSRIADPSIDYLYWNIQNPVVGGVSKEKIALRRAMAMATSKEKFINILAKGNAKNLESPIPYGIAGHDPSYRSSIPYSVKAANLLLDRYNYKVGKDGWRMLPNGKPLVIEFMPSSSSARSMQMAELLKKELANIKVNMVSKPVPFAEGLKAEKQCKTMFKASAWIADYPDADNFVQLFYGNNIHATNHTCFKLPEYDRLYEQSLKLADGPERNLLYRKMSRLLEFYAPVQFMSTRYRTVVAQPRVIGYKKHPILPAEWMYIDMQDKQP